TACAGACTTATAAACATTATCACTAAAAAAACGCAACAACAGTAAAGAAACACAACTCTCAAAAAACCTTAAATTACAGTATGTTATATAAAACATAAGAGGCAAAAAAAAAAAAAAAAACATCACATCTTATTAAAAATAATCTGTGATGGTCTGTCATATTTTTTAATCCAATACTTATAAATTCAAAGGCATTCATTTAATTCAAAGATCTAAATTCATTGCTTTTACATACGATAAATACAAATCATTTATTCAACCATGAATAGAAAACTTTTTGTTGCGATTCATTTTTTGTATCCAAAAATTGAAAGGAATATTTTTTGGATTTAGAATCGTAATCAACTTGTTCTTTCAATCTTAATCCTGCATAAGATAAGTAGGCATTATAATCAATTTCTTTGGTAGTATACACATATTCAAACTCTTTGGCTAATGAAATTCTGGCTGTAGTCTCGCAGGCTTGTTGAAATTCAGCATCTGTAAATCCACGCTGCATTTTTTTGTAATACTGCCAATACAAAAGTTGCATAACATCATCTAAAGATTTTTTATTTTCTGTTGCCTTGCGAATAGCAAAGTCAAGAACAAGACCAACTGCAGGTCCTTTGTCATAATAAGAAATAGCTTTATTCGCATTCTCTCCTTGTTTTCCAAAAGGTCCATCACTCCATGTCTCAAAACTAGACTGTGTTAGTGATTGATAATTTCTGCCTGGACTGTTCTCAAAAGCATTAATACTACTTTCAAAATTATTAAATAACGTTTGTTCATTGATAAGTCCTGCTCTTTTTACAATTAAATATTCATAATAGACAGATAATCCTTCGCTTACCCAAAGTAGGTTTGTTTTGTTTCCTTTATCATAATCAAAAGGTCCTAGTTCGAAAGGTCTTATTCTTTTTACATTATAATGGTGAAAATATTCGTGAGCTAAAAAATTCATCATCGTCGTCATAGTATCAGGATTGTCTAACCCATTACCATCAAAACTTACAGTCGTATTATTTAAATGTTCTATACCTCCCTGCCCTGGACCGATTCCAATAAATGTATATTCTTTATACGGAATATCACCAATTACAGCAACGGCAGATTCTACCACTTTTTTTAAATTACTCATAAAAGTTACTTTATCAAAATTGCCTAATTTATATCCAACAAATCGATGTTCAATACCTTTTACTTTAAAAGATGGCAACTCTTCTAAATCTCCAATTAGTATTGGACAATCATACAGAATATCAAAATCAGAGGCATAAAATTCAGTTTTACTTTCTTTTATCGATTCTAATCCTGTTGCAATTTTCATTCCCTCTTTCATTCCTGAAATTTTCACAGAAACTGGTATATTCAAATTTTCATTTATATATACAAACAAACTATTTGGAATGATATACGCATGTGTGGTATCTAAAAAACTATTGGCAACAAATTGTTTATCTGCTTTTACATCATAACTCAATGTGAATGGTCTGTTCTTTGTTACATTAATTTGCCATGTATTTTCATTAGCCTTCGTTACAGCTAAATCTTTATTGTCGTTTTTTGCTACAAAATTTTCTACCATTTTGCTATAATTCATCATTTGATAATAGCCTGGCATCCAGTTTGGCATTTTAAAATCGATAGTTTCTTCTTTCCAACCAGAACAATTCAATTCAACATGAAAATAATGACTTTCTGGATTTGGCATCGAAACAGTATATTGCAAAACAGGATTTACTGATTGTGCTTGAACGTTATTTGTTAATACACTCATTATATTCAATAGCAAAACAAACAGAAAAAAAATTCTGTTTGTTTTGTGTAAAAATGATAGCTTTTTCATAAACCTATTGATTTACCATCCATTCATGAATTCCTGCTGATTTATCAACTGGTAATTGCACAACCATTTTTAAAGCCGTAGTTGTTACAGGTTCAAATTGTACTGAATTGTATTTGTCTTTAGCTAATTCATAAGTCGAGGTGTTTTTTACAGGAACCCATTCCTCTCCTATTTTATAAAATATTTGCCATGAAGCTGGAACTGCGCAACCACCCCAAGGCGTATCATCATACCAATACACTTTGGTAGATGAAACGGTATAGGCTTTATCAAAATCGTATTGTACAAATTCTGTTGTATTATTTTTTGGCCACCAATGTAAATAGTTTGCTTCTTTATCAGCTGAATTTGCAACTTCATATTGATCATTCAAAGCCTTTAGCATTAATTTACTTTTAGAAGAAGAACTTACTACACTTCTGGATGCAATTGTACTAGCAGGCTTTGGATTTGAAGCAGATGTTTCATAAGGAATCCAAACTTCCATTTCGTTACTTCCTCTGTTATTCCAAGCGTAGTAAGGAATTGCATTAACTACACTTTTAGATTGTGTTAATTCTTGACTATTCTCGATACGGCTTGAAGATGAACCTACAGTTGAAAGTTCTAAAATTCCGTTTAGCTTGTCCGCTTTGTAACTTTCGGTTACAACAGCATCTTTATCAACAACAATACTTTGCACACTTTTGTCCGCTTGATCAAAACCTTCCAGACAATAAACAATAGGCCCTTTTTGCAATGCGAACCTGTCTTTATCAGCTTTTACATTCTCATTTGCCAATACCTTTTGAATTGGCATAGGAAAATCAACTGTTACTTTATCACCTTTTACCCAAGCACGCTTAATAACTGCGTATCCTTTTTCTATAACATAATCCACTTTTTTTCCATTTACAGAAATAGGAATAGCAACAGACTTACTGTCTTTAAAACTATATAAATCCCCAGAAACTGGTTTGCCTATTGCCCAACTAGGAATACGAACATGCACCGAAAAATCAGCCTTTTTTGAAGGATCAACAGTCAATGCAACCGTTCCATTCCATGGGTAATTCGTTTGTTGTGTCAAAGTAACTTTTGCAGCATCTAATTCTACATCCATTGTATTACTCATAAAAAGATTTACATACAAATCATTGTGATCGTGAGCATACACATATCCAGGCACTGAAGGTAAAAATCTAGTAATATTAGAGATACAACAAGCACAGCTAAACCACTCTCCTCTTTGATGTTGTCCCAAAGAAGCTAAAGGATTCGGATAGAAAAAGTGATCTCCACTTAATGAAACACCAGATAATAATCCATTATACAATGTTCTCTCCAAAACATCAATATATTTTGAATCTCCATGCAATAAAAACATTCTTAAATTCCAATATACATTTCCAATTGCTGCACATGTTTCTGCATAAGCGGACATATTAGGTAATTCGTAAGCTGCACCAAATGCTTCTCCAGCACCAGTAGCTCCGATACCTCCTGTTATGTATAATTTCTTATCGACTACATCACCCCAGATGTTATCAATAGTATTAAGATATTGTTGATCTCCTGTTAATGCAGCTACATCTGCCATACCGGTGTACATATAAGCAGCACGTACTGCATGACCCACAGCTTCTTTTTGATCAACTACTTTTTTATCTGCCTGATTATAAGAATCTCCTCCAGGTCCGCGGACATCTAAAAAGAATTTAGCTAAATCAAGATATTTTTTTTCTTTTGTAACTCGGTATAATTTTACCAAACCCATTTCTACAATCTGATGACCAGGGTAAATTTGCAATTTTCCCTGACCAAAATCCTTAACCAATAAATCGGCATTTTTTATGGCTACATTCAAAAAAGTGCGTTTCCCTGTGGCTATAAAATGAGCTGTGGCCGCTTCATACAAATGCCCTGCATTGTACAATTCATGACTAAGATCTTCGTCTTTTACCCATCGTTTATCCCCAATCCATTCATGAGGGTGAGCAGCATTTACGGTTCTAAAAGTATATAAATAACCATCTGGCTCTTGTGCTGCCGCAATTATTCCGATTAAAGTATCTAATTGTTTTTCCAGAACAGGATTTTTTTTAACCTGCAATCCATAGGATGCTCCTTCTATCAGTTTGTACACATCGGTATCATCAAAAGGAAAATCAGTCAACTTGTCGCCCGGAATTGTTTTAGAAGCTCTCAAAAAATTATTGATTCGTCCTGTTTCTTTACACTTTTTTAAAATGTAAGGAATAGTAACTTCTGCATTTACTTCAATTTTTGGTTTCCAAAAATTATCAGTCAAATGAACATGAGTAAAATCGACAGGTTGAATCGCATAATCTTTTTTCTGTGAATGAACCAAACAGCTCATTCCTATCAAAAGTGTTACTGCTGTTTTTTTAATATTTGATATCATTATAGAATACTTTTAATGATTAATTTTTAATGAAGTAGTAGCTTATTTATCTTTATTTACAAAATAGTAATAGATTGGAATTCCTAATAATACGATTGCCAATCCTGGTAATGATGAGCTGTATTTATAAACCAATAACATAATACAAATACTCGAAGCTGCAATAATATAGATAGCTGGTAATACTGGATAACCTATTGCTTTATATGGTCTTTCTAATTCTGGTTTTGTTTTTCTTAATCTAAAAATCCCCGCAATAGTCAAGATATAAAAGATCAGAACAACAAATATTACATAATCCAATAGTTCATTGTATTTTCCACTTAAACAAAGGACAGAAGCCCAAAGACATTGAATCCACAATGCTTTCTCTGGCACTCCATTTTTATTTAATTGCGCCATTTTTTTAAAGAAAAGACCATCTTTTGCCATTCTATGATACACACGTGCTCCAGAAAGTATTAATCCATTATTACATCCAAAAGTGGAGACCATTAACAAAATTGCAATAATATAAGTTCCTGAACTTCCAAAAATATGCTGTGAAGCTACAACACCAACACGATCATTTTCGGCATGTGCGATCTCATCTAAAGTAAGAACCGATAAGTACATCATATTAGTTGCAACATAAATAATAGTTACAATCAGCGTTCCAAGGAAAAGACTTCTACCAATATTTTTCGATGGGTTTTTTATTTCACGAGCAATAAAAGTTACATTATTCCATGAATCACTGCTAAATAAACTCCCCACAAGACTAGCAGCAACTGCTCCCATTATAGCTAATCCTGAATAAGGAATAAGGGTATTTCCTTCCATTTTATTTATTGAAAAACCTGTGCTCCAATTGGCTTTCCAAACATCTGCTTTTGCAGCCAATATGAAACCAAAAATGATAAGACCAAACAATGCAATTAGTTTTACCATTGTAAAAACGGTTTGAATAATCTTTCCTTCTTTAACACCTCTAGTATTAACATACGTAAGAAAAACAACAAGAATAATAGATGCTAATTGTGCAGCTGATATTTGCAAAAATCCTAAATCTAAAATTATATTTTTTTCACTCAAAGAAGGAAAAACATAAGCTGCAAACTTACTAAAAGCGACACCTACAGCAGCGATAGAACCTGTTTGTATAACTGCAAAAAAACTCCATCCGTATAAAAAACCTGTAAGAGAATTGAAAGATTCTCTTAAATAAACATATTGCCCGCCTGCTTTGGGAAACATCCCACTTAATTCTCCATAACTTAAAGCCGCTGCAATCGTAAGGAAACCTGTAAGCAGCCAAACCAGTAATAATGCTCCCGCAGACCCTACATTACGAACAATATCTGCGCTCACAATAAAGATTCCTGAGCCAATCATAGAACCAGCAACAATCATTGTAGCGTCTAATAAACCTAATGACCGTTTAAATTTTTTTTTATTTGTTTTTGATTCCATTTGTTGGTTAGTTGGTTAGTTTTAGTTAGTTATTTTTATCATTACCACTGTGTGTGGCGTAATTATTATTTTTTTTAATTTAGATTTAAAGATCTCTAAGTCCTTTATTATGGAACAACGATGATGGCTAATAAATTAAATATTAATTTAAACCAGAAAGAAAATCAGTATGAAAGGAACCACCCTTTTTAATTAAATCTCTCTACCTCAAATGCTTTAGTATCAATACTGGTCGGTTCTCTATTAATTAATTGAGAAACTAATTTTCCCGAACCAGGACCAAGACTAAGCCCCATCATTGAATGTCCCGTTGCTATAACAACATTATTGTATTTTTTTATTTTTCCTATATAAGGCAAACCATCTGCGGAGCAAGGTCTGTAACCGTACCAAATATCTTTTTCTGCCGGTTTTTCAATTTGAAATTCAGGTAAGAAATCTTTAACAGCATTCAATACTCCGTTGATTCTTTCATACTGTGGTTTCGCAGTAGTTGGAACCACTTCCATTGTTCCACCAAATCTAATTTTATTTCCATCCATTGGTGTAATCGCAACTCTTCCTTCGGCAAGAATCATCGGATGGTTCAGTTTATAATCTGAATCTTCTAAGGTTAATGAATATCCTCGACCAGGCATCAATGAAATCTTCGCACCTACTAACTCAGCAATTTCTTTAGACCAAGATCCGGTAGCAATAACAACATCATCAGCTGGATATGCATTTTCTTTGGTAATCACTTTGGTAACTACACCATTACTTTTTTCAAAAGATTGTACAGTTTCACCATATTTAAATTCTACTCCTTTTGCTAATAGTAGTTTTTTAAGTCCGTCCATTAATTTGTCTGGATAAACATGAGAATCACAATTAAATTTTACAGCTCCAATCGCATTAATTTTTGTTTGAGATTCCAAAGCCTGTAACTCTTCGTAATTCAACAAGCTAACGTCAAGTCCTAATTCTTTTGCTTTTTCGACAGTGTGATGTGCGTGTTCACCCACTTTTTCTGTTTGAAAAACTTCTAACATGCCTTTGTGTTCGTAACCAAAATTAAAATCAGGAATTTTGTTCCATTCTTCGAATTCGTGCTGGCTTAACAAAGAAATATCTCTAAGCGGAATTGCCGATTTAATAACATTTTTATTTGTAGCACTTTTTGCGAAATTTAATCCCCAATCTATCAACGCTTTATTAAAGGAAGGCTTTACATAAAATGGACTCTTCGAATTGAACATCCATTTGAATCCCTGCCAAATAATTCCTGGCGCAGCCAATGGTATAAAGTGACTTGGACAAACATAACCGGCATTACCGTATGAACAATTATCTTTAAAATTATCCTTATCGATAACCGTTACTTTACAACCACTTTGTTGTAAATAAAAAGCAGAACTAAGTCCAATTATTCCACCACCTATTACTACTACATTTTTCATACGAAATTGTATATGATATTATTAAAATTTATAAAATTTCCAGTTTGTTTTAAAATCCCGATCCAACTTCTGATTCGTTAAAATTGCTCTTAACAATTCGATTGGCATACTATTTTCGTGTAAAATAGCATCATGATATTCTTTGTAACTCATTTTTCCGGTAGTTACCATTTCATTTTTTAAAGCCATAAATTGTAAACCTCCAAGCATATATGCTATTTGATATAAAGGGCTATATCCGCCTTCAAAAGAACGACGTACTTCGCCTTCAGCATTGGCTCGTTCATGCCCAACTCTATCTACTAAAAAGTCGATACATTGTTGCGGAGTCCATTTTCCTAAATGATAATTTAAAGAGAAAATGATTCTGGCACAGCGATGCATACGCCAAAACAACATTCCGATTTTGTCTTGTGGAGTTTGCGGAAATTTTAAATCCCACAACAACATTTCCCAATACAATGAATTTCCTTCAACCCAAAAAGGCGTATCAAAATGACGATACGCTTTGTAACGGTCACGCATAAATTGTTGCAAATGATGCCCCGCAATTAATTCATGATGAATAGTCGCACGAGAGAAATTTGGATTATTTCCTCGCATACTCATCATTTTTTCGTCATAAGACATGGTGTTTGTTGGGTAGGAAATAATTAGAGATTCGCCTCCTAAAAAGAAAGGATTTACTTTTTGCGCTTCAGGCGACATCATATATACTCTCCAAGTTTCCTCTGCAATTGGAGGAATTGTCAAAAGATCGTTTTTCTTTAAAAAATCAACAGATTGATTGTATAAATCTAACATTGCCTGAGGCTGGTCACCCGGCGCTACAAAAGATGTTTTTACTTTTTCCTGAGCCTCTTTCCAATTATCGCCAAATCCCATTTCTTTAGATGCTTTTAGCAATTCTGCATCGCACCAAGCAAATTCTTTATTGGCAATATTTACCAATTCTTCTGGCGAATAAGGAATAAATTCAGTTTCTAATTGACGAATTAACTCATCTCTACCAATTGGATTACCAATAATTCCACTGCCATCATCTTTTTGGGTACTTATTTCTACTTTTTTAGATTTTAAAAGTGTACCATAATCAGCAAGAAGTTTGTCTAAGTCTTCGTAGGTTTTTGGAACCCACCAAGTAAATAATGGGTCATATCCGTTATAAAACTCAAAATACTTTTTGAGGATCTGTTGCAATGCTTTTGAATGCTGAACCGCAAAATTGGAAGATTCTTTATCTAAACCGTTTATTTTTTCTACGGTTTTGATTTGCTCTTTAATGGTTTTGCATAGCGAATTCATTTCTTTAGCGACAGCTTCACCATTCACTTTATTTCCTCTAAGACGTGGTTTTTCTAAAGCATAAATTTGATTTTCAAAAGGGAAATAAACTTTTATTTTGTTGTAAACCTTTTGCTGTTTAACCAACGCATCTTTTTCATTATTTAAATTTCTATTAAATAGAATATAATCAACTTTGCCATTAATGTTCATGGTATCAAAATCTAGTGCTTTTAGCGTGTTTTGATATTGGCTTATTAATGTTAAAAGTCGTTCTCTTCTTTCTGGAGTATTATAATCGCTTCTTTCAAAATATGTTCCGTAAGTATCAGCAGTACTAGCAACAGAATAAAATCTGATAATACTCCCTTTGTCAGCTTCATAATGAACCATTGTATTGTTCACTTCGCTTGTTTGTTCGTATAGTCCAAGATTTGAAGTTTGCGCAAGAGCATTTATTGGCAGCATCATTGCTACATTTAGAAGAAATAAAATTTGAATCTTACTGCTAATATTACCCATAAATATTTTTTTTAGTGTTTACAAAACTGTTTCGAACCTTTAGAAAATTATAGTATTACTGAGTCAACTCGCCGTTGTTTCTATCCGGAGCATCTACCCCTAATAAATGTTTTACAAAAAAATCACGTTTGCGTTTTCTTCCGTAAGGTCCTCCATCGCTATGTCCGACACCTGGTAATGGTAAAAATTCGAAAGTTTTTCCACATTTGATTAATTCATCAGCCACACGGTAAGTCGATTCTGGCGGAACATTTTCATCAGCTTCACCCACTATTAGCAATAAATCACCTTTCAGGTTTTTCGCGTTAGTAACGTTCGATTGTTCTTCGTAGTTTTTATCAACCGGATATCCCATCCATTGCTCGTTCCACCATTGTTTGTCCACTCTGTTATCATGACATCCGCAAGCGGCTACACCAGCTTTGTAAAATTCAGGATGAAATAATAAACCGCCTAAAGCATTTTGACCACCGGCAGAAGTTCCGTATAATCCAACTCTGGAATCATCAACATAAGCATATTTTTTTGCCAAAGCTTTTATCCAAAGAATTCTGTCTTCAAAACCTCCATCTTTTAAATTTTTCCAACAAACATCATGAAAAGCTTTCGAACGATTGGCAGTTCCCATTCCATCCATTTGTACGACTATAAATCCTAACTGCGCTAAACTTTGCATTTCAGTAGTGTATCGATCCATGAAGTTTTTTGGGACAAAAGAATCTTGTGGTCCTGCATAGATACTTTCGATTACAGGGTATTTTTTGTTTGGATCAAAATTGGCAGGTCTGCATATAATTCCCCAAATATCTGTAATTCCATCTCTGCCTTTTGCATGAAAAGGTTCCGGCAAAGACATTCCTGTTGCTAAATAGGCTGTAGCATCAGATTTTTCTAATTCCATTATTTTTGCACCAGTATCCGTTCGGTGCAATTCGATTGTAGTCGGAACATTCGGTTCTGAGTATGTATCGATGTAATATTTTTTGTTTAATGAAAAGGAAATAGAATGATTCCCTTTTGAAGGAGTAAGATTAACTAATTTTTTTCCATCAAAATCAATTCGATAATGATGAATATAATAAGGATCTTCGCCATTATTCATTCCGCTGGCAGAAAACCAAATCTCTTTTTTGTGTTCGTCAATACTATCAATGCTTCGAACAACCCATTCGCCTTTGGTAATCTGCTTTTCTTTACCAGTCAAATTATCAACTGAGTAAAGATGTCTCCAACCGTCTTTTTCAGAAGACATGATTACCGTATTGCTTTCTTTGTTATAATGTGTAAAAAGTCTGCTTTCGTAAATAAAAGTTTTTGTCTTTTCATCAACAATAGAACGGGTTTCAGCAGTAGAAGCATTCACCTCAATAATTCTAAATCTTTGGTGACCACGATCTACTTTTTCATACGTAAAATAATTAGCATCGCCTTTACGCCAATCTAATTTTGGAGCATCAAAAAAGTCAATAATTGGGGTATTTACTTTTACAACTTTATTATTTGCTACATGAAACAAATTCATTTCGTAAGTTGTAAAAGGATCTCCAGGTTGTTTATAAGAGTTTGTTTTTAATTTCCCTCTTGTTGTATTAGGCAATGATGTCAATACATAATACACTGGCAAATCTTCAACAAGGGTTATATGATACCCAACTACATAATTGCTATCTGGCGACCAGGCCAGCGCTCCATAAGGTTTCTCTTTTGTACCATCTGTAGTAAATTGAATGGCTTCTCCTCCACTAACTGGTTTTATAAATACATTATTATCTTTGATGTAAGCCGACCATTTTTTGTTAGGAGAAAGACTATCTGTTCTGAAAAAATTCCATCTCGCCCATTGGTCGTTTAATTTCGGATATTTATTAGAATCCTTAACTAATGAAGTAACGCTTTTGATACTGTAGTCTGATAAATTTACCTGAAAATAATTTTTCTCGTATTTTAAAGTTATTGATTTCGCTTTAGAATCGTAGTTTAAACTGTCGATAGCTAAACTTTTTTGAGAAAC
The Flavobacterium sp. 5 DNA segment above includes these coding regions:
- a CDS encoding M61 family metallopeptidase, which gives rise to MSVLTNNVQAQSVNPVLQYTVSMPNPESHYFHVELNCSGWKEETIDFKMPNWMPGYYQMMNYSKMVENFVAKNDNKDLAVTKANENTWQINVTKNRPFTLSYDVKADKQFVANSFLDTTHAYIIPNSLFVYINENLNIPVSVKISGMKEGMKIATGLESIKESKTEFYASDFDILYDCPILIGDLEELPSFKVKGIEHRFVGYKLGNFDKVTFMSNLKKVVESAVAVIGDIPYKEYTFIGIGPGQGGIEHLNNTTVSFDGNGLDNPDTMTTMMNFLAHEYFHHYNVKRIRPFELGPFDYDKGNKTNLLWVSEGLSVYYEYLIVKRAGLINEQTLFNNFESSINAFENSPGRNYQSLTQSSFETWSDGPFGKQGENANKAISYYDKGPAVGLVLDFAIRKATENKKSLDDVMQLLYWQYYKKMQRGFTDAEFQQACETTARISLAKEFEYVYTTKEIDYNAYLSYAGLRLKEQVDYDSKSKKYSFQFLDTKNESQQKVFYSWLNK
- a CDS encoding glycoside hydrolase family 127 protein codes for the protein MISNIKKTAVTLLIGMSCLVHSQKKDYAIQPVDFTHVHLTDNFWKPKIEVNAEVTIPYILKKCKETGRINNFLRASKTIPGDKLTDFPFDDTDVYKLIEGASYGLQVKKNPVLEKQLDTLIGIIAAAQEPDGYLYTFRTVNAAHPHEWIGDKRWVKDEDLSHELYNAGHLYEAATAHFIATGKRTFLNVAIKNADLLVKDFGQGKLQIYPGHQIVEMGLVKLYRVTKEKKYLDLAKFFLDVRGPGGDSYNQADKKVVDQKEAVGHAVRAAYMYTGMADVAALTGDQQYLNTIDNIWGDVVDKKLYITGGIGATGAGEAFGAAYELPNMSAYAETCAAIGNVYWNLRMFLLHGDSKYIDVLERTLYNGLLSGVSLSGDHFFYPNPLASLGQHQRGEWFSCACCISNITRFLPSVPGYVYAHDHNDLYVNLFMSNTMDVELDAAKVTLTQQTNYPWNGTVALTVDPSKKADFSVHVRIPSWAIGKPVSGDLYSFKDSKSVAIPISVNGKKVDYVIEKGYAVIKRAWVKGDKVTVDFPMPIQKVLANENVKADKDRFALQKGPIVYCLEGFDQADKSVQSIVVDKDAVVTESYKADKLNGILELSTVGSSSSRIENSQELTQSKSVVNAIPYYAWNNRGSNEMEVWIPYETSASNPKPASTIASRSVVSSSSKSKLMLKALNDQYEVANSADKEANYLHWWPKNNTTEFVQYDFDKAYTVSSTKVYWYDDTPWGGCAVPASWQIFYKIGEEWVPVKNTSTYELAKDKYNSVQFEPVTTTALKMVVQLPVDKSAGIHEWMVNQ
- a CDS encoding APC family permease; translation: MESKTNKKKFKRSLGLLDATMIVAGSMIGSGIFIVSADIVRNVGSAGALLLVWLLTGFLTIAAALSYGELSGMFPKAGGQYVYLRESFNSLTGFLYGWSFFAVIQTGSIAAVGVAFSKFAAYVFPSLSEKNIILDLGFLQISAAQLASIILVVFLTYVNTRGVKEGKIIQTVFTMVKLIALFGLIIFGFILAAKADVWKANWSTGFSINKMEGNTLIPYSGLAIMGAVAASLVGSLFSSDSWNNVTFIAREIKNPSKNIGRSLFLGTLIVTIIYVATNMMYLSVLTLDEIAHAENDRVGVVASQHIFGSSGTYIIAILLMVSTFGCNNGLILSGARVYHRMAKDGLFFKKMAQLNKNGVPEKALWIQCLWASVLCLSGKYNELLDYVIFVVLIFYILTIAGIFRLRKTKPELERPYKAIGYPVLPAIYIIAASSICIMLLVYKYSSSLPGLAIVLLGIPIYYYFVNKDK
- a CDS encoding FAD-binding oxidoreductase; this translates as MKNVVVIGGGIIGLSSAFYLQQSGCKVTVIDKDNFKDNCSYGNAGYVCPSHFIPLAAPGIIWQGFKWMFNSKSPFYVKPSFNKALIDWGLNFAKSATNKNVIKSAIPLRDISLLSQHEFEEWNKIPDFNFGYEHKGMLEVFQTEKVGEHAHHTVEKAKELGLDVSLLNYEELQALESQTKINAIGAVKFNCDSHVYPDKLMDGLKKLLLAKGVEFKYGETVQSFEKSNGVVTKVITKENAYPADDVVIATGSWSKEIAELVGAKISLMPGRGYSLTLEDSDYKLNHPMILAEGRVAITPMDGNKIRFGGTMEVVPTTAKPQYERINGVLNAVKDFLPEFQIEKPAEKDIWYGYRPCSADGLPYIGKIKKYNNVVIATGHSMMGLSLGPGSGKLVSQLINREPTSIDTKAFEVERFN
- a CDS encoding DUF885 family protein — translated: MGNISSKIQILFLLNVAMMLPINALAQTSNLGLYEQTSEVNNTMVHYEADKGSIIRFYSVASTADTYGTYFERSDYNTPERRERLLTLISQYQNTLKALDFDTMNINGKVDYILFNRNLNNEKDALVKQQKVYNKIKVYFPFENQIYALEKPRLRGNKVNGEAVAKEMNSLCKTIKEQIKTVEKINGLDKESSNFAVQHSKALQQILKKYFEFYNGYDPLFTWWVPKTYEDLDKLLADYGTLLKSKKVEISTQKDDGSGIIGNPIGRDELIRQLETEFIPYSPEELVNIANKEFAWCDAELLKASKEMGFGDNWKEAQEKVKTSFVAPGDQPQAMLDLYNQSVDFLKKNDLLTIPPIAEETWRVYMMSPEAQKVNPFFLGGESLIISYPTNTMSYDEKMMSMRGNNPNFSRATIHHELIAGHHLQQFMRDRYKAYRHFDTPFWVEGNSLYWEMLLWDLKFPQTPQDKIGMLFWRMHRCARIIFSLNYHLGKWTPQQCIDFLVDRVGHERANAEGEVRRSFEGGYSPLYQIAYMLGGLQFMALKNEMVTTGKMSYKEYHDAILHENSMPIELLRAILTNQKLDRDFKTNWKFYKF
- a CDS encoding S9 family peptidase, whose protein sequence is MKNNLHIATFLTLFLSCNFYAQNKETVPYQPSKSEILERYKQALKLDDAVKNKVFKTSINARWQPDGNSFWYSNVLKDSVREYILVDATKGAKSKLFDEPKLKKALSEISGKAVSQKSLAIDSLNYDSKAKSITLKYEKNYFQVNLSDYSIKSVTSLVKDSNKYPKLNDQWARWNFFRTDSLSPNKKWSAYIKDNNVFIKPVSGGEAIQFTTDGTKEKPYGALAWSPDSNYVVGYHITLVEDLPVYYVLTSLPNTTRGKLKTNSYKQPGDPFTTYEMNLFHVANNKVVKVNTPIIDFFDAPKLDWRKGDANYFTYEKVDRGHQRFRIIEVNASTAETRSIVDEKTKTFIYESRLFTHYNKESNTVIMSSEKDGWRHLYSVDNLTGKEKQITKGEWVVRSIDSIDEHKKEIWFSASGMNNGEDPYYIHHYRIDFDGKKLVNLTPSKGNHSISFSLNKKYYIDTYSEPNVPTTIELHRTDTGAKIMELEKSDATAYLATGMSLPEPFHAKGRDGITDIWGIICRPANFDPNKKYPVIESIYAGPQDSFVPKNFMDRYTTEMQSLAQLGFIVVQMDGMGTANRSKAFHDVCWKNLKDGGFEDRILWIKALAKKYAYVDDSRVGLYGTSAGGQNALGGLLFHPEFYKAGVAACGCHDNRVDKQWWNEQWMGYPVDKNYEEQSNVTNAKNLKGDLLLIVGEADENVPPESTYRVADELIKCGKTFEFLPLPGVGHSDGGPYGRKRKRDFFVKHLLGVDAPDRNNGELTQ